The window GATCTACCTCGCCCGCGAGCTCACCGAGAACTCCTTCCCCGCCCTGGGGCGGGCGTTCGGCGGCCGCGACCACACCACGATCATGCACTCCTACCAGAAGATGCAGGAGCTCATCCGCCAGTTCGCCTTACTCCGCGGGGAGATCGACGCCCTACGCGCGGCCATCCAGGCCAAGTACACGGCATGATCTGTCCCCAGCCCCCTGGGGATATCCCTGTGGATAACCCCGGCTTCGGGTGGGGACAATCCCCTGGTTCCGGTGGACAACGGGTGAGGAAACGTAAAGGAAAACTCTTTCCACAACAGAACTTCCCAGGGCAGCCGTCCTGTCCACAAGTTATCCACAGGGGTTTCCCCAGCCGGTTTTCCCGTCGCCACGTGACCAACCTGAGTTATCCCCAAATCCCGTGTGGCCCCTACAACGAGGACAAGGGTTATGAGTAAAGAAGATCTTCTGCAGTGGTTATTGCCCCTGGCCCGCCGGTGGGGGCTGGCCGAGGCCCTGGCCCAGCAGCGCGCGGTGTTCGCCTGGGAGCGCGCAGTAGGACCCAACCTGGCCAGCTTGGCCCGCCCGTTGTACGTGGACCGCGAGGTCCTTCACCTGGGTGTGCCCAGCCACGTGGTGGCGGCGGAGCTTCACCTCCTGGCGGCGGAGCTCCTGGCGCGGTTGGCGGAGGTGGCCCCGGGGAGTGGGGTGAAGGAGCTGCGGTTCCACGTGCGGGCTGAGCCCGGCCCCCCGCCGGAGGTCACCGTGCCCCCCCCTTCTCCGCGGGAGCGGCGGCTCGCCGAGCAGGAGCTGTCCGCCCACCTGCCGGAAGGCCTCCGGGACAAGCTCGCCGGCATCGTGGCTTGGGCCCGGGCGCGGGACCAGGCGATCCTCGCCGCCGGCGGAAGTGCGTGTCGCCGGTGCGGGGTGGCGTTCCTTGGCCCTGGGGATCTCTGTCCGGTCTGCGCGGTTGAGGCCCCGCGGGACCGTGGCTAGACTCGTTGCGATGTACGTGGAGTCCACGACGATCCTCGCCATCCGGTCCGAGGGGACGCGGCGCGCGGTGATGGCCTGCGACGGCCAGGCGACCATGGAGAGCCGGGTGATCAAGACCGGGGCGCGCAAGGTCCACCGCATCCACGGCGGCCAGGTGCTGGTGGGGTTCGCCGGGGGAACGGCGGACGGGATCGCCCTGCTCGAGCGGCTGGAGGGGAAGCTCTCCGCCTACGGGTCCCTGCGCCGGGCGGCGGTGGAACTGTCCAAGGAGTGGCGGACCGACCGGGCGCTGCGGCGCTTGGAGGCGGTGCTGGTGGCCGCCTCACAGGAGGCGTTGCTCATCCTCACCGGGCAGGGGGACGTGCTGGAGCCGGAGGACGGCCTGGCCGGGATTGGGTCCGGGGGCGGCTACGCCCTGAGCGCCGCCCGCGCCTTGGTCCGCCATGTCGACCTTCCGCTGGCCGAGGTGGCCCGGGAGGCCTTAAAGATCGCGTCCGAGATCGATATTTACACCAACGATCGGATCACGGTGGAAGAGGTGACGTGGTGACCCGGCTCCCTGGGCTTACCCCGCGTGAGGTGGTGCGGGAGCTCGACCGCCACATCGTCGGCCAGGAGGCGGCGAAACGGGCGGTGGCCGTCGCCCTGCGCAACCGGGTTCGCCGCGCGGCCCTTCCTCCCGAGCTGCGACGGGAAGTGCGGCCGAAGAACATCCTCATGATCGGCCCCACCGGGGTCGGGAAGACGGAGATCGCCCGGCGCCTGGCCCAGATCACGGATTCCCCGTTCCTCAAGGTGGAGGCCACCCGGTACACCGAGGTCGGCTACGTGGGGCGGGACGTGGAGTCCATGGTCCGGGACCTGGTGGAGGCAGCCATCGCCATGGTCCGGGCCCGGGAGGCCCGCCGGCTCGCGGCGGAGGTGGACCGCTGGGCCGAGGAGCGGCTGCTCGACGCCCTCCTCGCCGGGGTGGCCGGCGGGGAGGGAGCACGGGACCGCCTGCGGGAACGGCTCCGGGCCGGGGAACTCGAGGAGCAATGGGTGGAGATCCCGGTGCGGGAGCCCCTCGTTCCCCAGGTGTCGGTGTTCTCCGAGGCGGGGATGGACCAACTGGGGATCGACCTCTCTGATCTCTTCGCCGGGTTTCCCGCTCCCCGCCGGGCGAAGCGGATGACGGTGCGGGGGGCGCGGACCGTGCTCAAGGAGGAGGCGCTGGACGGCCTCCTCAACATGGAGGAGATCCGGGGGGAGGCGATCCGCGCCGTGGAGGAGTCGGGGATCATCTTCATCGACGAGCTCGACAAGCTCGCCATGTCCGGCCGCGAAGAGCGGTACGGCCCCGGGGTATCCCGTCAGGGGGTCCAGCGGGACCTCCTGCCGCTCCTCGAGGGGACGACGGTGCGTACCCGGCACGGGAACGTGAACACGGAGGGC is drawn from Candidatus Acetothermia bacterium and contains these coding sequences:
- a CDS encoding DUF721 domain-containing protein, which encodes MSKEDLLQWLLPLARRWGLAEALAQQRAVFAWERAVGPNLASLARPLYVDREVLHLGVPSHVVAAELHLLAAELLARLAEVAPGSGVKELRFHVRAEPGPPPEVTVPPPSPRERRLAEQELSAHLPEGLRDKLAGIVAWARARDQAILAAGGSACRRCGVAFLGPGDLCPVCAVEAPRDRG
- the hslV gene encoding ATP-dependent protease subunit HslV, coding for MYVESTTILAIRSEGTRRAVMACDGQATMESRVIKTGARKVHRIHGGQVLVGFAGGTADGIALLERLEGKLSAYGSLRRAAVELSKEWRTDRALRRLEAVLVAASQEALLILTGQGDVLEPEDGLAGIGSGGGYALSAARALVRHVDLPLAEVAREALKIASEIDIYTNDRITVEEVTW
- the hslU gene encoding ATP-dependent protease ATPase subunit HslU; this translates as MTRLPGLTPREVVRELDRHIVGQEAAKRAVAVALRNRVRRAALPPELRREVRPKNILMIGPTGVGKTEIARRLAQITDSPFLKVEATRYTEVGYVGRDVESMVRDLVEAAIAMVRAREARRLAAEVDRWAEERLLDALLAGVAGGEGARDRLRERLRAGELEEQWVEIPVREPLVPQVSVFSEAGMDQLGIDLSDLFAGFPAPRRAKRMTVRGARTVLKEEALDGLLNMEEIRGEAIRAVEESGIIFIDELDKLAMSGREERYGPGVSRQGVQRDLLPLLEGTTVRTRHGNVNTEGILFIAAGAFTAAKPSDLMPELQGRLPIRVELHPLSEDHLRRILTEPEDALTTQYRALLATEGVDLVFADDAIAAMAKVAADLNQTLEDIGARRLFTVVEKAMEDLSFSAEDHAGKRVVIDAAYVREKLAGLAGDVDLSRYIL